A region of the Pirellulales bacterium genome:
TGGCCGAGTACGCGGCATCGGCGTTGACGTCTGCCGCACACTTCGGCACATGTTTGACGAGGCGCTAAGTGACTTGGGTTCAGGTTTACGATCCGCTCGGGTCGCCGCTGGCGTCCACGCTATTGGCGGCCGCACCGGTGTGCTTGCTGTTGGGAATGTTGGTGTGGGGCATCGCGGCCGAACTTGCGGCGCTGGTCGGCATGTTGGCTGCCCTGGCTGTCGCGATCTTTGGATTCGGAATGCCGCTCCAACCGGCACTTGCCGCCGCTGTCCACGGCGCGGCGTTCGGATTACTGCCTATTGGCTGGATCGTCGTGGCGGCAGTCTTCATGTTTCACCTCACCGTTCTGTCGGGCCAGTTCGACGTGGTGAAGCGATCGGTGAGGGCCATCTCGCCCGACCAACGCATGCAAGCGCTGCTGATCGCCTTCTCGTTCGGCACGTTCGTGGAAGGTGCGGCCGGATTTGGCACTCCGGTGGCAATTTCGGCCGCCTTGTTGATCGGCCTGGGGTTTTCACCTCTTTATGCCGCGGGGCTCGCACTGTTGGCCAACACCTCGCCTGTGGCGTTTGGCGCGCTGGGCACTCCCATCATCACCCTGGCGAAAGTTTCGGAATTGAAGGAAATTCTCCTGTCGCAGATGGCCGGACGCCAGCTGCCGTTGTTTTCGCTCATCGTGCCAGCTTGGCTGGTGGCGGTGATGTCGGGCTGGCGTGGCGTGCGTCAGTGTTGGCCGGCGATCTTGGTCTGCGGAGGCAGCTTTGCGACGCTCCAGTTTATTACCTCGAATTTTCACGGCCCCGCGCTGGTCGACGTCGTGGGTGGTTTAGGATCGCTGGTCGCACTGGCCATATTCCTGAGATTCTGGCAGCCGGCCGAGGTGTGGCGCTTTCCAGACGCACCGCCCATTGTGCCGGACGCGCAGCCTCTCACGCGGCGGCAAATCGTGCATGCCTGGATGCCGTGGGCTCTCTTGTCGGTGATGGTTTTTTTGTGGGGTTGGCCGTCGTTCAAGGCGCAGCTCAATGGCGAAGCGCCCAGCGGGACAAACTTATTGGCCGGCATCAGTAAGTTCACTTGGAACGTGCCTGGAC
Encoded here:
- a CDS encoding lactate permease LctP family transporter, whose protein sequence is MTWVQVYDPLGSPLASTLLAAAPVCLLLGMLVWGIAAELAALVGMLAALAVAIFGFGMPLQPALAAAVHGAAFGLLPIGWIVVAAVFMFHLTVLSGQFDVVKRSVRAISPDQRMQALLIAFSFGTFVEGAAGFGTPVAISAALLIGLGFSPLYAAGLALLANTSPVAFGALGTPIITLAKVSELKEILLSQMAGRQLPLFSLIVPAWLVAVMSGWRGVRQCWPAILVCGGSFATLQFITSNFHGPALVDVVGGLGSLVALAIFLRFWQPAEVWRFPDAPPIVPDAQPLTRRQIVHAWMPWALLSVMVFLWGWPSFKAQLNGEAPSGTNLLAGISKFTWNVPGLHNVIYRTAPVVELQSGDQHAADAEKAIYEFNWLSATGTGIFLAAVLSACWLRIGPGAFVRQFLDTLWRMRLALLTIACMLALAFVTKYSGADATLGLAFTHTGWLYPFFAPLLGWLGVALTGSDTSSNALFGSLQRITAEQLQLSPVLIVASNSTGGVMGKMIDAQSIVVAAVATEQTGGEGAILRFVFPHSVALACLVGLLTLAQAYFLSWMIPTG